The Deinococcus betulae DNA window CTGGGCCACATGCTTGCCGTTTCCAGCCGTTATTTAGGACGGCACCGCATGACCGTAGGCTCGGTGGTGAAGTTCTGCCTGCTCTGTCTGACGGTCTGTCCTACAGGCATCGGAACGGCCTCAGCGCACTCGGGCAAGCCCGCCGCCTTCTCCAGCCTGCCGCGCCCTACAGGACAGTACGGGCTGCCTTTTGCCTCGCCGCCTGGGCCAGACACCTGGTTGCTGGGTCAGTTCTATGGCAACACGGCCTTTGCCTACGAGCAGCGGCGCACCCTGTACGGCAACGGTCAGGGCATGCACTTTGGGCTGGATTTCAGCGCGCCCTGCGGCACCCCCGTCGTGGCGATTACCGATGGGGTCGTCTCGGAGGTGGACGGCCCGCACGGTTCTGCGCCGCACAACCTGGTGATCAACCATCCAGACGGCCTGTCCAGCCTGTACGGGCATCTGCTGAGTAAGCCAGCGGTCAAAGTAGGGCAGCGTGTGCGGCGCGGCGAGGTGGTGGCCCGGTCGGGCGACTCGCAGGGCACGTGCGTGTCTGAGCCGCACCTGCATCTGGAGATCCGCGACCACTCGCATCAGCTGCTCTTTAACCCAGTGGGCTACCTGCGGGCCGACTGGGCTTCTCTGGGGTTGGTCAATCCAGATATGGCCGGCGCGGGTTTTCAGCAGGACCTGCGCCAGCCCAGCGCCTGGCAGACGCCCGAAGATCAACCGAGCGTCCGACTGCACGGCCCGCTGCTGAACAATTTCGCGCAGCCCTGGCCGCCCCTCGCTCCACGTACGCCGGTGAAGAAATGAGGCGGAATCTGTTCTGGCGCTTCACTCTGCTGGCAACCCTCCTGACTTCTCCAGCGCTGGCGGCCACCTACACGGTCAAGGCGGGCGACACCCTCTACAGTTTGGCCCGGTCGATGGGCCTTACGGTGGCGCAGCTTCAGGCACTCAACGGCCTAACCGGGACGAATCTGAAGGTGGGCCAGGTGTTGGCGTTGCCCGGCGTGGGCGTTCCGTCCGTTTCACCCGCGCCCTTATCCGTCCCAACCCCTTCAGAGGTGCCGAATCTAGATCCTGCTGCCGGGCGTGTTTCCCGGTCCGGCTGCTGTCCCCACCCTGTCTGGGCGGCAGATGGAGAATCCCTGCTGTTCTTGGATCGGCCCGCGAGTCGGGAAGTGGGCCTGTACAGCGTCCCAGCCGACGGCACAGAGCCGAGCGGCACATGGCGCCTTCCGCCGACGCTGCTTTCAGAGAGTGGCCTGTATGGGTTGCAGCCCACAGGCGCGGCGACGGCGCGGGCCGTACCGCTCGGCGACCCCTTAGGGGTACCAGTTACGGTGCCCACCAGTGGCCGGGACGCTATGTGGTCGCTGGGTGGCCGCCTGGCCTGGCCGACGTACGGCGCAGGCGACCGGACCGACTGGATTCCCCTCACCGTCTTTGCCGCCGATCCTTTCCGGGGGAAGACCCCGGTTGCTTCCCGCCCGGTGGTCACTGTGTATGGAGGACGGCTGGTGGGCTGGCTGAACGAAGACACGCTGCTGGTGACGGGGCGCCTGGCCCGGAATGATGCCCGGCGCTCGGTGCTGACGGTTGACCTGGCCACAGGCCGAACGCGCGTATTGGCGCAGGGCCAACAGCTGAGCGGTGTGCGGGCCAGTCCGGACGGCACCCAGGTCCTGTTCCAAGTCACGCTGGACACGGCAGGACGCAACGGGTTATTTGTCGTCGCCGTGGCCGGCGGAGCGGCCTGGCCCGTGCCGACCTTCGGCTCTGGCCGCTGGCAAGACAACACGCGGCTGCTCCTCATACCTTACGAGCCTGGCCTGGCCTCACACCGTCTGTTGCGCGTCGACGTGACCACAGGGCAGACGGAAGAACTTCTGTCCCTTGCCGACAAGATCGCGGGCGACGACTGGCAGGTGGCGCCAGATGGCCTGCGCGTGGTCTACCGCAGCGCGCAGGACCAATCGCTGCGCGTCCTGCCTGTTTTGCGCTAACCAGCCAAGCGGAGGTCGCCTTGAAGGTCGCTGTGCACCTGCTCGTCGAGCCGGCGGAGGGTGGCGCGCCCCAGCCGCCTCTCCCCTGTCCTATTGAACTGGTCGTGCGCGAGTTCTCGGGACTGGCCCCTTCAGACCTGCACAGACACCACCCTTGAGACGCTCGACTCGCTGATGCCAGCTGGCGGTCAGCTTTGGCGTATCTGTGCCACACGATTCATTCGAGATGTGTCCGGCGCAGGTCGGCCATCTGCTGCACCTGATCTGCACGGTTGGCCGCCGGGTCGCCCGCGAGATAACGCTCCTCGACCGGGCGATACTGGTAGCTCCACTCGCTGATCGCCATCAGGACCGGGTAGAGAGCGACGCCCTTCTCGGTCAGCCGGTAGATGACCTTCTGGGCATGGTCCGGGTCGGGGGCGGCAGTCACGATGTCCTGTGCCAGCAGCAGTTTCAGGCGGTCAGCCAGGATGTTCGACGAGATGTGTTCCTCGGAGGCCAGCATCTCCCGGAAATGGCGCTTGCCCCCGAACATCAGGTCGCGGACGATGAGCAGCGTCCAGCGGTCGCCAAAAATGTCCAGCCCCAGGCTCACCGGACAGCCCGAGCGAACGGAGTCGTCGCCTTGCTTCTTCACTGGTTGCATTATCGCACCAGTTTAACTAGGCTGCAACCGGTTCGGGAATGCAACCGCTTTTGATTCGGCTCTGCCTGTCCCGGCCAGGAGGCTTACCCATGCCGAACGACCTGCACACCAACGCCGACCCGCTCACCTCTCTGCCGCACGATACCCGGCTCGCGGGCCAGAAGGCCATCGTCACCGGCTCCACGAGCGGCATCGGTGAGGCCATCGCCCATGTCCTGGCCGCCTCGGGCGCCGAGGTCGTGGTCAGTGGCCGCGACGCCGCCCGCGCCCGGCGGGTCGCGGACGCCGTCACCTCGGCCGGGGGCCGGGCCTGGGCCGTGCCCGCCGACCTCTCCGGCTCCTACGCCGAGCTGCGGGCCTTCGCGCAGGCGGCCACGGCAGCTTTCGGCGGCGGGGTGGACATCCTCGTCAACAACGCCGGGGTCTATCCGGTCACGCCGACCGAGCTGCTCCCGGACCACGACCTTGACGCGCTGCTGGCCACGAACATTCGGGCGCCGCACGTGCTCGTCGCGGCGCTCGCACCCGGTATGGCCGCGCGGGGATCGGGCCACATCGTCAACATCGGGTCCTGGATGGGCCGGGTCGGCACCACCAGCGGGGCGATGTACACCGCCTCTAAGGCCGCCCTGGAGCAGATGACCCGCAACTGGGCGGCGGAATACGGCCCGCGCGGCGTCCGGGTCAACACGGTCGCCCCCGGCGCGACCCTGACGCCGGGCAACGCCGACCTCGCCGCCGTCCTCGACGCGATGACCTCCGCGACCGTGTCCGGCCGGCCGGTCCGGCCTATCGACGTCGCCTACGGCGTCCGGTTTCTCGTCTCTTCCGAGGCCGCGTTCGTCCAGGGCAACATTCTGGATGTCGACGGGGGCATGCTCAGCACCAGACTCCGGTTCTAGGGGGGCTGCCGGGGGGGCGCCCGGTCTCTCACCGGCGCGCCCCCCTGGCCCCACTTCCAGGCTTCAGCCCGTGACCGGCGAGCGCTCCTCGGCCACGTCGGTCGTCTGCCCGGCCCCGACCCGGAACAGCGCGTCCGAGCCCTCACGGCGCGGCAGGTCGGCCAGCGTGCGCGGCCAGTCGAAGGACAGCCGCCCGGTGAAGGGCCGCGCGCCCAGCAGCACGTCGGCCAACCCAGCCCCCTCGCTGCCGGGCAGCCACGCGGCGACGAAGGCGTCCCAGCCTTCCAGGTCCGGCGCGACGATCAGGGGGCGGCCCGAGTACAACACCACGGCCACCTGGTCGCAGCGGGCCCGCATCCGCGCGACGAGGGCGCGGTGCTCGTCGGTCAGGGCCAGCGACGAGCGGTCGCCCATGCCCTCGGCGTAGGGTTCCTCGGCCAGTACGACGAGGCCCACAGGAAAGCGTTCCTCGCCCTCGCCGGCCGGGGCATACTCAATCCGGCGCCCGCCGGCCCCGGCCCGCAGCCCCTCCAGCAGCGTGGTGCCGGTCGTCGTCGCGCCCTCGCCGCCCATCCAGGTGATCGTCCAGCCGCCGCATTGCAGGCCCAGGTCGTCGGCGGCCTTTCCGGCCACGAGCAGGCGGGCATCTTCGGGCAGCGGAAACACGCCTCCGTTCTTGAGGAGCACGGCCGACTTGGCGGCGGCCTCGCGGGCCAGGGCGCGGTGGGCGTCCGAGCCGACCTCGGAGAGCAGCGCCGGGTCGGTGTGCGGTTGCCCGAACAGCCCCAGGGCGTGCTTGGTGTTCAGGATGCGGCGCACGGCGTCGTCGATGCGCTCGCCACTGACCTCGCCCGCCTCCACAGCGCGGCGCAGCGAGGCGATGAAGCTCTCGTAGTCGAAGGGCACCATCACCATGTCCACACCCGCGTTGACGGATTCGCGCACGGCCGTGTCGAAATCGGGCGACACCTGCTGCACGCCCTCCCAGTCGGAGACGACGAAGCCCTCGAAGCCCAGCTCACCCTTGAGCACGTCGGTGATGAGATAGCAGTGCGCGTGCATCTTGAGGCCCTGCCAGCTGCTGTAGGAGACCATCACGTTCAGGGCCCCGGCCTCGATAGCGGCGCGGTAGGGCGGCAGGTGTACGGCGCGCAGCGTCTCCTCGTCAATGGTCGAGTCGCCCTGGTCGATCTGCCACGCCCCCTTGTCGAGCAGGGTCACGAAATCCTCGCCCATCTGGGCGATCGCCAGCGTGCGGTCGTGGTCGGGGTCGGTCATGCGGGCGCGCTTGCCGCTGCCCCAGTCGGTCGCCCCGTCGGCGATGAAGTGCTTGACCGAGGGCAGCACGGCGGTGGCTGAGTTCCAGCCCTCGCCCTTGAAGCCCTCCACGAGCGCGGCGGCCAGCCGGCCCACGAGCGCCGGGTCCTGGCCGTAGCCCTCGTAGCTGCGGCCCCAGCGGAAGTCCTGCGGGATGCTCACGGCGGGCGCGAAGGCCCAGCGCACATTCGTGGCGGCGGCCTCCAGCGCGGTCGCGCGGCCGATGCGGCGCAGCAGTTCCGGGTCGTTCGTCGCCCCCAGACCGACGTTATGCGGGAAGATGGTCGCCCCCACCACGTTGTTGTGCCCGTGCACGGCGTCCGAGCCGTAGAGGAGCGGGATCTTCAGGCGCGACTCCTGCGCCTCGGCGATAAAGGCCGTCACCATGTCGCGCCAGCCCCGGGGGCTGTTGGGGTCGGGGTTGCCGCCGCCGCCGCTCAGGACCGAGCCCAGGCCGAGGCGGGCCACGTCGCCGGGCTTCACGCTGTTCTTTTCGGGCTGGGTCATCTGGCCGATCTTTTCGTCCAGGGTCATGCGCGCGAGGAGGTCTTCTACGAAGGGGATGTGCTGGGGCATGGAAACGTCCTTGTACGGAAAAATCCGGATCAGATCTGGGCGTGGGGGGCCGCAGGCCGCTGGGAATGGCCCTGCTGTTCGGGCAGGGTCGGCTGCGCGGCCAGCACCGGGTCGTGGAGGATGCAGCGGGCCTGGTGCCCCGGCCCCACGTCGTACAGACGGGGCAGGCCCTCGCGGCACGCGGCGCGGGCGTGCGGGCAGCGCGGCTCGAAGGGGCAGCCGGGCGGCAGGTGGCCCAGGTCGGGCACCTCGCCGCGCGCCTCCAGCGGGCCGGCCCCGAAGTTGCCCTCGGGCTTGGGCGCGGCGCTCCGCAGCAGCTGCGTGTAGGGCATCTGGGGGGTGCCGATCACCGCCTCGGAAGGGCCGATCTCGACGAGGTGTCCGGCGTACATCACGGCGACGCGGTCACTCATGTAGCGCGCGCCCGCGAGGTCGTGGGTGATGAACAGCATGGACAGGCCCTCCTGGTCGCGCAGGTCGAGCAGCAGGTTCATGATGTCGAGCCGGATGGACACGTCGAGCGCCGAGGTCGGCTCGTCGGCCAGGATCACGCCCGGGCGCGCGGCCAGGGCGCGGGCGATCACCACCCGCTGGCGCTGCCCGCCCGAAAGTTCGTGGGGCCGTTTGGCGGCGTAGTCCGCGCCGGGCGAGAGGCCCACGCGCTCCAGCAGCGCCGCCACCTGCGGCCCCACCTCGCGCCCGCGCGCCAGTCCGTGAATCTGGAGAGGCCGCCCCACGATGTAGCCGACCGTGTGCAGCGGGTTGAGGCTGGCGAAGGGGTCCTGGAAGATCATCTGGACCTGCCGGCGAAACGACTGCAGCGAGCGGCCCGAGAGCCGCGCGGGGACCGGCTGGCCGTTCAGGCGCAGCGCGCCGCGCGTCGGCTCGTGCAGGCGCGAGAGCAGGCGGGCGACGGTGCTCTTGCCGCTGCCGGACTCGCCCACCAGCCCCAGCACCTCGCCGCGCCCGAGGGTGAGGGTCACGTCGTTCACGGCGGTCACGCTGCGGCCGGACCTCCCCACGGTGAACACCTTGGTCAGGCCATCGAGTTCCAGGGCGGGGACGGTCGGCATGGCGTCAGTCGGCGGCATCGGGGTACTCCTGGGGTTTGACGGCGCTGGAGTGCAGGAAACACGCGACGCGGTGGCCCGGCGCGATCTCCACGCTGGCGGGTTTCTGTGTGTCGCATCTGCCGGGCATGCGGCTCGGGCAGCGGTCGAAGAAGGGACAGCCCGGCAGCTCGGCGCTCAGCGGTGGCGGCCGGCCCGGAATGCCGCCCCGGCGCTCGCGCGGGCCGTCCAGCGGCGGGAAGGCGTGCATCAGGCGCTCGGTGTAGGGGTGCAGCGGGCGGGCATAGAGGTCGGCGGCCGGCGCCTCCTCGATGATCTCGCCCGCGTACATGATGGCGATGCGGTCACTCATCTCGACGAGCAGCGACAGGTCGTGCGTGATGAAGATGACCGAGATGCCCAGGCGGCGGCGGGCCGCGTCGATTTCCTGGAGAATCTGGCGCTGCACCACCACGTCGAGCGCCGTGGTCGGCTCGTCCATCACGACGAGTTTGGGTTCGAGGGCCAGCGCGATGGCGATCACCACGCGCTGCTTCATGCCGCCGGAGAGCTGGTGCGGGTAGGCGCCCAGGTAGTCCGGGCGGATGCCCACCAGCTCGAACAGCGCGCGGGCGCGGGCCTCCAGCCGGGCCGGGTCCTTCACGCCGTGCGCCTGCATCGCGTCGTACACCTGTTCGCGCACGCGCAGCACGGGGTTGAGGATGTTCATGCTCGCCTGGAACACCACCGAGTAGTCGCGCCAGCGCACCCAGCGCAGCTCCTCGGGGCTCAGCGACAGCAGGTCCTGGCCCGACAGGCGCGACTCGCCGCCGAAGACCGTGCCCGGGGCTTCGAGCAGCCGCGTCGCCGCGAAGGCCAGGGTGGACTTGCCGCAGCCCGACTCGCCCGCCAGCCCCACGAACTCGCCGGGCGCGATGTCCAGCGACACGTCGCGCACGGCCCGCACGCGCCCGCTGCCCGCGCGGCCGGTGCGCGGCGTGAGGTAGCCGGCATCGAGGTGCGAGACGGCCAGCAGCGGCGCGGCGGTCGGGGCGGGCGTGGCGGCCAGGGCCGGGGCCGTCTTCGCCCGGCCCGCCGGACGCCGGTCCCTGCGGCGGCCCATCCCCGCATTCACGATGCGCGGGTTGGTGATCTCGTCGATGCCGAAGTTGATGAGCGCGAAGGCCGTGCCCAGCAACGCGATCATCAGGCCCGGCGCGGCGATCCACCACCACGCACCCTGGAGGAGCGCGCCGCGCGCCCCGGCCCAGTACAGCATGGTGCCCCAGGTGACCTGCGATACGTCACCCATGCCCAGGTAGGCCAGCCCGGCCTCCGAGAGCACGGCGTAGAGCGCGGTGCCGAAGAAGCTCGCCGCGATGAGGCCCGCGAGGTTGGGCAGCATCTCCGCGAAGATGATGCGCAGCGGGCGCTCGCCCGAGGCGATGGCGGCCGACACGAAGTCGCGCCCGCGCAGCGCCAGCGCCTGCGAGCGCAGCACCCGCGCCCCCCAGGCCCAGCCGGTGAGCGCGATGACGATGATGATGGACCACACGCCGCCGCCCCGCAGGAAGGCGCTGGCGATGATGAGCAGCGGCAACCCCGGCAGCACCAGGAACACGTTGACGAGCACGTTGATGGCCTCGTCGGTCTTGCCCCCGAAGTAGGCCGCCGTGAGCCCCAGCGACGTGCCGATGAAGGTGGCGACGATGCCGGCCGCGAAGCCGATGAGCAGCGTGAGCCGCGCGCCGTACAGCAGTTGCGTCCAGATGTCCTGGCCCAGCGCGGTCGTGCCCAGGAGGTGCCCGGCCTGCGGCGGCAGCCACGTCCCGAAGTCCTGCGAGGTGGGTGAGTAGGGCGTAAGCAGCGGCGCGAAGAGCGCCAGCGCGAACATGAGGAGCAGCAGCGCTGCCCCGGCCGCCGCGCGTGGCGAGCGCCGCAGGAAGGTCAGGAGATTTCTCATCCGGCCTTCCCGTCGCGCACGCGCGGGTCGAGGACGGCGTACAGCGCGTCCACGATGAAGTTGGCGATGAGCACCGCCAGCGCGATGAACAGGAAGATGGCCTGCATGAGCGGGTAGTCCAGGGTGGTCACGGCGTTGTAGAGCTGGAGTCCCAGCCCCGGGTACGAGAACACCGTCTCGGTCAGGATACTGCCGCCCACCACGAAGCCCAGCGCCATGCCGAAGGCCGTGAAGCTCGGCAGCAGGGCGTTACGCAGCACGTAGCGGTTCAGCAGCCGGCCTTCGCTCAGGCCCTTGGCGCGGGCGAAGGCGACGTAGTCCTCGCCCATCACACCCATCACGTTGTTGCGCATGGTGATCAGCCAGCCGCCCGCCGCCGTCACCACGATGGTCAGGGCCGGCAGCGCGGCGTGACGCAGCAGGCTCTTCCACCAGTCGGCGCTGAACTGCGTCAGGAAGGGGTCGAGGCTGCCGCTCAGCGGAAAGGTGCCGGTGCGGAAGGCCAGCAGGTACAGCAGCAGCAGCGCGAACCAGAAGTACGGCATGGAGTTCAGGAACAGGGCGATGGGCGGCAGGGCGTCGGCCACCCGCCCCCCCCGGCGCCACGCGCTGTAGAGCCCCAGGGCGCTGCCGAGCAGGAAGGCCAGGACGGTGCAGACCCCCACCAGCCCGATGGTCCAGGGCGCGGCCTGGGCGACGATGTCCACGACCGGCGTCGGAAACTGCCCGATGGAGCGCCCGAAGTCGCCGCGCAGCATGTGGCCCAGGTAGGTGACGTACTGCGTCAGGAGGTTGCCCTGGTCGTTCAGGCCGTAGGCGACCGTCAGGGCGTCCACCGCCGAGGGGTCGAGCTTGCCCTGGTACTTGGCGAGCATGGCGCCGATGGGGTCGCCGGGCACGAGGCGCGGCAGGACGAAATTGAGCGTCACCGCCGCCCAGAGGGTGAGCAGCAGAAACAGGAATTTGCGCAGCAGGTAGGGCATGGACACCTCGAACAGACTCGGCCGGGAGGCGGGCAAGACCTCCCGGCCTCCCCGGCGGGCTTACTTGGGCTTGACGTTCAGGTACAGCAGGCGGGCGCCCGCCGTGTCGTCGGCCGTCCCCGCGTTGTAGGGGTTCTGGGCAGTCGGGAAGCCGGTGAAGCGCACCGTCGAGTAATTCGAGAACTCCGAGCGGTCCGTCAGCGGCAGCCAGGGCATGTCGGTCATAACCGCCTTAACGATGGTCGCCATGGCCTTTTTCTGAGTGGCCGCGTCGCTGGTGCTCTGGAACTGTGTCAGGGCCGCCGTGACGGCGGGGTTGGTGTAGCGCGAGAGGTTGCTGGGCGCGGTCTTGCCCACCGGCGCGCTGTACTCGGGCCCGAAGCTCTGGTTGAACAGGTAGTAGGGGGTCGGGCCGCCGCCCCAGCCCCAGCTGATGCCCATGTCGAAGGTGCCGGTCTGCAGGCCACCCGCGTAGCTGCTCCAGGCCTGCTGGTCAATCTGGGTGTTCAGGCCGATCTTCTTGAGGTCGCCGCCGATGACCTGCGCCATCGTGATGAAGTCGGTCCAGCCCGCGCCGACCAGAATCTTGAAGGTGGGCAGGGGCTTGCCGTCTTTGCCCAGACGCACGCCCTGAGCATTCTTCTTGTAGCCGGCCTTGGTCAGGGCGGCGTCGGCGGCGGCCATGTCGTACTTCAGGCTGGGGGTGCCGGCCGGGAGCCACTGCGCCTGCTGCCCCGGGATGATGCCGCTGCTGTGCGCGGCCTTGGCGGCCCCGGCGTAGGCCTTCTCGGCCACGTTCGCAGTGTTCACCGCCTGCGAGATAGCGCGCCGGAAGGCTGGGTCGTTGAAGGGCGCCTTGGTGGTGTTGAAGTATAGGTAGTTGTCACCCGTCACCGGCCACCAGAACTGGTTGTTGGGGCCCTTCTTCTGGTAGCCGTTCACGGGGTCGGCCTGCCCGACGTAGCCGTAATCGGCCTCACCCTTAAGCAGTTTGAGAAGCGCGGCGTCGTTGCTGTTCGTCGAGACCCACACCACCGCGTCGATGTAGGGCTGGCCCTTCATCCAGTAGTTGGGGTTTTTCAGCACGCGCAGGGCCTGCTGACTGTAGGCGTCAAAGGTGAAGGGGCCGGTGCCCACTGGCTTGGCGTTCGTCTCGGTGAGAGGCGAGCTGATCTTGCTCCAGATCGCTTCGGGCACGATCATCTGCCCGGCGATGTAGGGGAAGATGGTCGTGTTGGCCTTGGAGAAGGTCAGGATCAGGGTCGTGTCGTTCGTGGCCTTGGCGCTCGCCAGCCCGTTTTTCCAGATGGCCGACGTGTCCAGCGCCGGGTACTGCTTGAGGTAGTTGAAGGTAAAGGCCGCGTCGCGGGCGCTAAAGGCCGAGCCGTCGTGCCACTTCACGCCGGGGCGGGTGCTGACGGTCAGGGTCTTGTTGTCGGCGCTCCAGGTGTACTTGGTGCCTAGGACCGGCGTCACCTTGCCGTTCAGGGTGTTCACGTAGAACAGCGACTCGTAGATGGCGCTGTTGGTCGGCAGCAGGTGCTGGTCGCCCGGCGCAAACGGGTTGAAGTTCTGCGCGCCCCACTGGGTCGGACGCACCACGGTAAAGACGTTCTTGGGCTGCTGCGCGTGGACGGAGACGGTCAGGGCAGCGGCGAGCACGGCGGTCAGGGTGAGGCGCTTCTTCATGGACGGTCCTTTCGGGACCAGAGCGGGTCCCGGCGCACAAGACAGGGTGTGCTGCGTCAACTGGATTGGGGGGTTTAAGTCGCTGCGGCTTCAGCTGGTGGAGATGGAGAGGACTCGCCAAAAAACTGCTCGACCACCAGGCCAGCAGCGCCGCGCGCCCAGGCGTCGTCGCCCCACGGGTCAATCAGGAGTGGGAGAGTCTGGGCGTCAGCGGTATGCAGGTGGGCGTAGAGGGCGGCGCGCATCGGCGCGAACAGCGGCTCGCCTAGGCGCACGCCCTCGCCGCCCACGATGATCAGTTCGGGGTCCAGCCAGTTGGCAGCCTGCGCCAGCGCGCGGCCCAATCGCGTGCCGGCGTCCGTCACCAGGGTCAGAGCGCCAGGGTCCCCGTCCGCCACCAGGGCAGCAAAGTCGACGGCGTTCGGCACATCTGCGCCCGACTCGGCCAGTTGCTGCGCCAGGCTGGGCTCGGCGGCGTAGGCCTCCAGGCAGCCGCGCTTGCCGCACTCGCACACCCGGCCACCCGGTTCCGAGAGCAGATGCCCCAACTCGCCTGCGCCGCCCCGGCCGCCCCGGTACAGTTCGCCTCCCAGCACCAGCCCCGAGCCGATGCCGCGCCCCACCGTGACCACCAGAAAGTCGCGGGCGTGCTTGCCCCGGCCCACCAGCCGCTCGGCGGTGGCGAAGGCGTTCACGTCGTTGTCGGCCCACACCGGCACCCCCAGGGCGTCCGAGATCAGGCCGGTGATGGGCACCTCGGTCCAGTCCAGCCGGTAGGACTTCAGGCAGGTCCCTGTGTGCGGGTCAATGTTGCCCGGCAGACCCAGCCCCACGCCGCCCAGCCGGGCGCGACTCAAGCCCGCTTGTGCCAGTAGCAAGTTGGTGGCTTCCACAGCGGCGGCCGTGACCCGTTGCGGGGTGTGGTCGCTGTACGTCACGGTCAGGTCGCCCAGGACACTCAACGAGAGATCGGTCAGCACCGCTTCCAGATGGGTCTCCATCACCTTGAGTCCCACGGCGAAATGCCCGGCATAGTTCACGTCCAGCGGTACCGCCCGACCCCGGCTGGTGTGCTGGGCCTGCTCAACCAGCAGGGCTTCGGTCAGGAGGTCGGCCGTTACGAAAGAAACGGCGGCGGGACTGAGTTGGGTTCGTTCCGCCAGTTGGGTTCGGCTGAGCGGGCCACAGCGGCGAAGCTCGTTGAGAATCATGGTTCGGTGGATGACCCGCGCGGCTCGCTGGTCCACTTTCTGGGAGCGCATCTCGTCTCCTTTATTTAATTAATTTAATGGGTCTACAGTACCTCCGGCAAAAAGGAGCTGTCAAGCCAGGAAGGTCAGGATCAGGCCGCCATGCTCCTGCATACATTTTCACTGAGCA harbors:
- a CDS encoding ROK family transcriptional regulator, which produces MRSQKVDQRAARVIHRTMILNELRRCGPLSRTQLAERTQLSPAAVSFVTADLLTEALLVEQAQHTSRGRAVPLDVNYAGHFAVGLKVMETHLEAVLTDLSLSVLGDLTVTYSDHTPQRVTAAAVEATNLLLAQAGLSRARLGGVGLGLPGNIDPHTGTCLKSYRLDWTEVPITGLISDALGVPVWADNDVNAFATAERLVGRGKHARDFLVVTVGRGIGSGLVLGGELYRGGRGGAGELGHLLSEPGGRVCECGKRGCLEAYAAEPSLAQQLAESGADVPNAVDFAALVADGDPGALTLVTDAGTRLGRALAQAANWLDPELIIVGGEGVRLGEPLFAPMRAALYAHLHTADAQTLPLLIDPWGDDAWARGAAGLVVEQFFGESSPSPPAEAAAT
- a CDS encoding ABC transporter substrate-binding protein gives rise to the protein MKKRLTLTAVLAAALTVSVHAQQPKNVFTVVRPTQWGAQNFNPFAPGDQHLLPTNSAIYESLFYVNTLNGKVTPVLGTKYTWSADNKTLTVSTRPGVKWHDGSAFSARDAAFTFNYLKQYPALDTSAIWKNGLASAKATNDTTLILTFSKANTTIFPYIAGQMIVPEAIWSKISSPLTETNAKPVGTGPFTFDAYSQQALRVLKNPNYWMKGQPYIDAVVWVSTNSNDAALLKLLKGEADYGYVGQADPVNGYQKKGPNNQFWWPVTGDNYLYFNTTKAPFNDPAFRRAISQAVNTANVAEKAYAGAAKAAHSSGIIPGQQAQWLPAGTPSLKYDMAAADAALTKAGYKKNAQGVRLGKDGKPLPTFKILVGAGWTDFITMAQVIGGDLKKIGLNTQIDQQAWSSYAGGLQTGTFDMGISWGWGGGPTPYYLFNQSFGPEYSAPVGKTAPSNLSRYTNPAVTAALTQFQSTSDAATQKKAMATIVKAVMTDMPWLPLTDRSEFSNYSTVRFTGFPTAQNPYNAGTADDTAGARLLYLNVKPK